The segment CGTCAATATTGCCTACAGTATTCCAAAAGAGGGGGCGCTGGCCTTCTTCGATACCCTGGCTATTCCTAAAGATGCTAAAAATGTCGATGAGGCCTATCAGTTCCTGAATTATTTACTGGAACCAAAGGTCATTGCCGACATCTCCAACAAGGTGTTCTACGCTAATGGTAATAAGGCATCGCTGCCCTTTATCAGTGCGGATATCCGCAATAATCCGGGCATCTTCCCCACGCCCGAGACAATGGCGAAACTCTTTGTGCTGAAGGTACAGGATCCGAAACTGGACCGCGTACGCACCCGCGCGTGGACGCGCGTTAAAAGCGGCAAGTAACGGCCGCCCGGGCAACGCTCATATAACGCGGCAGATAACCGCCGCCAGCGTAAAGCTCACACCGCAGAGGCGTTAAATAGCCTCTGCCCTCTCTTTCATACGGCGTACTGGCCGTAATCCTCAGAGTGCCGGAGAGTTAAGTTAGTGAATGAGGCTATTGTCCGTCCGCAACCTAAAGCAGCCAGGGCCCTGACCCCGCTGCTTGAGATCCGCAACCTGACTAAATCTTTCGATGGGCAACACGCGGTAGATGATGTCAATCTGACCATTTATAAAGGCGAAATTTTTGCACTGCTCGGCCCGTCTGGCTGCGGGAAATCAACGCTGCTGCGGATGCTGGCGGGCTTTGAACCGCCGACCTCCGGCCAGATTGTGCTGGACGGGCAGGATCTTTCACACGTACCGCCCTATCAGCGGCCGGTTAATATGATGTTTCAGTCCTATGCGCTGTTTCCGCATATGACCGTTGAGCAGAACATTGCCTTCGGCCTGAAGCAGGACCGCCTGCCGAAAGAGGAAATTGCCAGCCGGGTGGCAGAGATGCTGGCGCTGGTGCATATGCAGGAGTACCGCAGCCGCAAGCCGCACCAGCTCTCAGGTGGACAGCGTCAGCGGGTCGCACTGGCCCGCAGCCTGGCTAAGCGGCCTAAGCTGCTGCTGCTGGATGAGCCAATGGGGGCGCTGGATAAAAAACTGCGCGACCGTATGCAGCTTGAAGTGGTTGATATCCTTGAGCGCGTGGGCGCCACCTGCGTAATGGTCACCCACGATCAGGAAGAGGCGATGACCATGGCCGGACGCATCGCGATTATGAATCGCGGCAAGTTTGTGCAGATTGGTGAGCCGGAAGAGATTTATGAGCACCCGACCACGCGCTTCAGCGCCGGATTTATTGGCACGGTAAATCTGTTTGAGGGCCTGCTCCGCGAGCGCCAGCCCGATGGTCTGCTGATCGACTGTCCGGGACTGCTTTCACCGTTAAAAGTCAGCACTGATGCTTCGGTGGTGGATGGCGTGCCGGTTCACGTTGCGCTTCGCCCGGAAAAAGTGATGCTGTGCGATGAGATCCCTGCTGAGCAGAGCAATGTGGCAGTGGGGGAGGTGGTACACATCGCCTACCTTGGCGATCTCTCGGTCTATCACGTCAGATTGCGCAGTGGCCAGACCGTCATTGCCCAGCTACAAAATGCCCATCGCTTCCGCCAGGACGTTCCGACCTGGGGTGATGAAGTGCGTCTCCGCTGGGATGCCGACAGCTGCGTCGTACTGACGGTATAGGGGGGCGCGATGGCTGAACCTGAGATGAAACACGCCGCCCGTCCGCAGGGCCGCTTCGGCATTGTCGTTGATCGCCTACAGAGGCGGCAGGGGCGACGGCTGGTAATTGCCCTGCCGTGGCTCTGGCTGGTGCTGCTGTTCCTGCTGCCCTTCCTGATTGTGCTTAAAATTAGCTTTGCCGATATCGCCCGCGCGATCCCGCCCTATACCGATCTGGTCACCTGGGCAGACGGCCAGCTCCAGATGGTGCTGAACGTTGGCAATTATCTGACCCTGACTGACGATCCGCTGTATGTGGATGCTTATCTACACTCATTGCAGGTGGCGGCGGTGTCGACGATTATCTGCCTGCTGATCGGTTATCCGCTGGCGTGGGCTGTCGCACATAGCGCACCTGGCACCCGTAATATTCTGCTGCTGCTGATTATCCTGCCCTCCTGGACCTCGTTTCTGGTACGGGTATATGCCTGGATGGGCATTCTGAATAATAATGGCATTCTTAATCGTTTTCTTATGTGGACAGGTATTATCGATCATCCGCTGGCCATTCTTTATACCAACCTCGCAGTCTACATTGGCATTGTTTACTGCTACCTGCCGTTTATGGTGCTGCCGCTGTACACCGCGCTAACGCGTATCGACTATTCGCTGGTGGAAGCTTCCCTGGATCTGGGCGCCCGCCCGCTGAAAACCTTCTTCCAGGTGATTGTGCCGCTGACGAAGGGCGGCATTATTGCCGGATCGATGCTGGTATTTATTCCCGCCGTTGGCGAGTATGTGATACCCGAACTGCTGGGCGGCCCTGACAGCATAATGATTGGGCGCGTGCTCTGGCAGGAGTTTTTCAACAATCGCGACTGGCCGGTCGCCTCCGCGCTGGCGGTGATTATTCTGCTGATCCTCATCCTGCCTATCATCTGGTTTCACAAGCATCAGAATAAAGAGATGGGGGAAAAGGGATGAGCAGCCTGCCAACAATCCGCTCGCCGTGGCGTACCGCGATCCTGATAGTGGGCTTTTTTTTCCTGTATGCGCCGATGGCACTGCTGGTCTTCTATTCGTTTAATTCATCGCAGCTTGCCGCCTGGGAGAGTTTCTCGCTGCACTGGTATCAGGTTTTGTTTCACGATGACGCGATGATCGATGCCGTGGCGCTAAGCCTGAGCATTGCCGCGCTGGCGGCGACGGCGGCGCTGCTGTTAGGCACCCTTGCTGCCGTGGTCATCGTGCGCTTTGGCCGCTTTAAAGGGTCTACCGGCTTCGCCTTTATGCTCACTGCGCCGCTGGTGATGCCGGATGTGATAACCGGCCTGTCGCTGCTGTTGCTCTTCGTGGCAATGGGACATGCCATTGGCTGGCCCGCCGACCGCGGGATGCTGACCATCTGGCTGGCCCATGTGACCTTTTGTACGGCCTATGTGGCGGTAGTGATTAATGCCCGCCTGCGCGAGCTGGATCGCTCGATTGAGGAGGCCGCGATGGACCTGGGCGCTGCGCCGCTTAAGGTTTTCTTTGTGATAACGCTGCCCATGATTGCGCCAGCGATGGTAACCGGCTGGCTGCTGGCGTTTACGCTGTCGCTGGATGATTTGGTGATCGCCAGCTTTGTCACCGGACCGGGGGCGACCACGCTGCCGATGCAAATTTTTGCCACCGTGCGCCGGGGCGTGAATCCGGAAATTAATGCGCTGGCGTCGCTGATCCTGTTTGTCGTCGGCATCGTCGGTTTTATCGCCTGGCGATTTATGGCGTACGAAGAGAAGCAGCGGCTGAGGGATATTCAGCGGGCGCGCAGGGGCGGGTAAGTGCAGGTACGGGTAAACGCAGGGACGGGTAAACGCAGGGACGGGTAAACTGTAGGAGGGCCGCTGCTACTCCTGCTGCGCGGGCTCAAACCAGTGCAGCGCCAGCCGGCGTACGGTACCGTCCCCGGTCAGGCTCTGGAGGGCCTGATTCAGGGCGTTTAGCAGTTCGTCATCCCCTTTGCGCACTGCGATGCCCATCCCGTTATCGAAGTAGCGACTGTCGGAAATCTCCCCTCCCACCGTCGCCAGCTGCGGATGCACTTTCAGCATGCTTCTAATCACTACCGTATCGCCGATGATCCCATCCAGCCGATGCTTACTGATATCCAGCAGAGCATTCTGGTAGCTGTCGTAGGTCACCGCAATGATCTCAGGCCATCTGTCCCGCAGGTAGGCCTGCTGCGTGGAGAGATTGCGTACCCCCACGCGTTTGCCTTTGAGCTGGGCAATTTGCCAGAAGCGTCCTTTTGGCACGACCATCAGGCTTGAGTTACCTATATAGGGCTGGGTAAAGTCAACCTCGTTCTGGCGATCATCGGTTATATCCATACCGGAGATAATGGCATCATCGTGATGATATTTAAGAGAAGGCAGCAGGCGGTCAAAGGTATTATTGGTAAAGAGGCAGCTTCTCTTCAGGCGCTGACAAAGCGCGTTTGCCAGATCGATATCAAATCCCACCAGCTGATTACGGTCGTTCAGATACTCAAAAGGAGGGTTGTTACCGGAAGTCGCGAAGCGCAGAGAAGACCCGGCTTCTGCCTGGATGCTGAGACAGGCAAGCACCAGGGCCAGAGCGATTTTAAGCATGGGGTAACGGTCCTTGCGTTATTTCAGCGACCCAGTATGCCGCAGGCGGAAAGGGAGCTATCCCAGGATTAGCCCACAAAGAAGGGCTTTTACCCGACGATTCCCGGTGGCTACCCACCGGGAAGGTTAGTTACGGCGTTCAAAGGCCAGCGCGCGATGCTCGATAAACCGCATAAGCAGCGTCAGCAGGCCATTGACACACAGATAAATCAGGCCCGCTGCGGCAAACACAGTGACGTCATAGGTGCGACCATATAACAGCTGACCCTGGCCCATGACCTCCATCAGCGTAATGGTATAAGCCAGTGACGTCCCTTTGAATACCAGCACCACCTCGTTTGACCAGGAGGAGAGGGCGCGTTTCAATGCATACGGCAGCAAAATACGCAGCGTATTTTTGCGATCCATTCCCAGCGCCGCGCAGGATTGCCACTGACCGGCGGGAATAGCGCGTACGGCACCATAAAACAGCTGGGTGGTGTAGGCCGCACTGTTGAGAGAGAGTGCCAGCAGGGCGCAAAGCCAGGGCTGGGACAGAAAATGCCATAGCCAGGGGATTGACTGGAGTGACGGGAACTGACCGGGGCCGTAGTAGATCAAAAAGATCTGCACCAGCAGCGGTGTACCGGTAAAGAGAGTGATATAGCCGCGCACCAGCAGGCTTAGCACCGGTGTTTTAAGCGCAAGCATCACCGTAAACAGCAGGGCTAAAAGCAGCGCCAGCGCCAGCGAGGCGGCGGTTAGCGTCAGGCTGGTATGCAGTCCTTTCAGCAGGTCAGGCAGATAGCTCAGCATCAGATATTCCCCTGCTCAAAACGCGTGGCGCGCGCATCAAGGCGTTTCAATACCTGCTGACTCAGCAGGGTCACCACCAGATAAATTGCTGCGGCAACCAGATACCAGGTAAAAGGCTGCTGCGTGCGGGCTGCAATACTTTTGGTCTGCAACATAATGTCATTGACGCTTATCAGCGAAACCAGCGCAGTATCCTTCAGCAGCACCAGCCACTGGTTGCCCAGGCCCGGCAGCGCATGTCGCCACATTTGCGGCAGGATCAGCCGGAAAAAAATCGCCGCTCTTTTCATGCCCAGCGCCTGACCCGACTCCCACTGCCCCAGCGGTACCGCTTTCAGCGCGCCGCGCAGGGTCTGCGAGGCATAAGAGGCGTAGAGCAGGGAAAGCGCAATGACCCCGCAGAGAAACGGACTGACGTCGAAATTCTCAATCTGCACCTGGACGGGCAGCCTGAAGAAGCCAAAATTGAGCGTAAAGCCGTCCGACAGCGTCAGCAGCAGCTGGGAAGCACCGAAATAGACAAACAGCACGACCAGAATCTCTGGCAGGCCACGAAACAGGGTCATCAGCCCCGTGCCGATCCAGGCGAAAGGACGCCAGCGAACCGATTCCCAGGCAGCAAATAGCATCGCCAGTATCAGACCGAGGATCAGCGCAGAAACAGCAAGGCCGACGGTCATACCGGCGGCGCTTGCGAGAGGATAGAGTTCGCTCATTCAGGAATTACTGCTGGAACCATTTGCTGTAGATCGTCTTGAAGGTACCGTCGGCTTTGATTTTCTCGAGCGCGGCGTTGAATTTACCCTGTAAGTCGGTATTCCCCTGGCGCACGGCAATGCCGAGACCCGTGCCGAAATAGGCTTTATCGGTAACCTTATCGCCGACCGAAGCCAGATTGGCATTCTGCTTCAGCCACTCATTTACCACGGCGGTATCACCGAATACCGCATCAATGCGACCGTTTTTCAGGTCGAGAACGGCATTCTGGTAGCTGTCGTAAGGAACGGTGGTGACGCCGCTCATTTTATCCGCCAGATAGCGCTGATGGGTGGTGCCATTCTGTACGCCAACGCGCTTGCCTTTCAGGGCTTCGACGGAAGCCACTTTGCCTTTCTGCGCAATAAACAGCGCAGAATTATCGTAATACGGCTTAGTGAACAACACCTGCTTTTCGCGCTCGGCGGTGATGTCCATCCCGGCCATTACGGCATCAAAACGGCGGAATTTGAGGCTTGGGATCAGGCTGTCAAAAGCCTGATTGGTAAAGGTGCAGGTCGCGTTCATTTCGCGGCAGAGTGCATTTGCCAGATCGACGTCAAATCCCTGGATCTTGTTATCAGAGTCGACAAATTCAAACGGAGGATAGGACGCCTCAGTGGCAAAACGAATGGTTTCTGCGGCGGTAGCACTCAGGCTTAAACCCGCTAACAGCGCGGCAAGTACGATTTTTTTCATTATGATGTCCTGCATTAATGCGAGAGATAGTGGGCAAACTCATCGGTCTGCGGCTGTGAAAAACGACTGGCATCACCCTGTTCAACAATAAAACCATTTTCCATATAGACCACGCGGGTGGCGGTTTTACGGGCAACTTCAACCTCATGGGTCACAATCACCTGAGTGATCCGGGTCTGGGCCAGCTCCTGAATGATGGAGACAATTTGCGCGGTAATTTCAGGATCCAGCGCGGCGGTCGGCTCGTCGAACAGCAGCACGGCTGGCTCCATCATCAGCGCCCGGGCAATGGCTACGCGCTGCTGCTGGCCGCCAGAGAGGTGCAGCGGGAAGCGATCGGCAAATTTTGTCAGGCGCAGGCGCTCAAGCAGCTTATCCGCCCGGGCTCGCGCTGCGTCTTTACCCAGCCCCAGCACGCGGCAGGGGGCTTCAGTCAGGTTCTGCATTACCGTCAGATGCGGCCACAGATTATATTGCTGGAATACCATTCCCACATTCTGACGCAGCTCGCGGATAGCATTCTCAGACGGGGGTTTACTGAAGTCGAAGTGATTACCGGCAATGCTCAGAGTGCCGGAACGGGGCATCTCCAGCAGGTTAAGCACGCGCAGCAGGGAGCTCTTACCGGCACCGCTTGGACCCAGCAAAACCAGCGTCTCGCCCTCGGGGCAGGTGAGCTGAATATCGAACAGTGCCTGGTGGGCACCGTAAAAGCAGTTAATTCCGTTAAGTTGAATACTCATGCGCAATAAGTGAATAGCAATTGATTCTGCGAATCTTAACGTTGACGGCATAGTTATGCAATCATTGTGCAGATATAGAGTTAACATCCGCTATAAAAGGGCAGTCATTTAGAGCGAATGCCCAGGCAACGGATGTGGGACGGCAGGGAACAGGAACCGTCGACTGGCGGGTGCAGGCAGGGAAATGGGAACACTATGCTGATGGATGAACAGGTCAGTAATACCCATGCCGCCAGGCGGCGGCATGGAGCAGAACTATTTCAGCAGTCGCTGGCTTAATGATCCACCGTCCAGGTGGGGAGCCTGACTGGTATAGCGAATATCATCAACCGCCCAGCAGGTGCCTTCACGCACCATCAGCACTTCATCCTGCCATTCCACCGGCTTGCTACCGTTGCGGCTAAGTGAGACGCGCAGCGGAATATTACGTGCATCAGTATTCGGAATGGTTGAGGCATCAGCCACGCTGGCTGAATCCGGTCCGGCTGGCAGACTGGAGAAGATATCTCCCTGCATCAGGGCGGGATCCCTGCCGTCTTCACCACTGGCTTTCAGCAGCGTCTGATACAGCTTGTCACTGAGATAGGGGCGATATTTTGCCAACAGCTGGGCATCAGGTAAGCCCTGGGTTGGCTGCCCGGTGCGCAGGTCATAGAATTTCTGCGCTACGGTATCCGGGCCACCATCAACGCAGGGACTCATCCGGGTTCCGATATCCTTGTACGCCGGTTGTACCGTGGTACAGGCACTCAGCAGCAGCGCCAGCGGAGCCAAAACGGCGATCGCCTGGTATTTCATCTTATTTTCCTTATTGTTTCGGGATGATGTTGTTTTAGCATAAAGTAATGACGTTGTTTTAGCATAAAGTATAGACGCTTACGAAGCCGCTGGGTTACCGCCGGAATCAACATCCAAAGGTAGGGAAAATGAAATTTTTAACGCCCCTTTTGCTGACAACTCTGGCCCTGATGCTGAGTGCCTGTAGCCCGACGGGGCTGGAGCGGCACGCGGGATACGTGGTGGATTCGCGTCAACATGCTCTGGGGGCACGGCCGCGTATCAAAATGCTGGTGATCCACTATACCGCGCAGGATTACCCCACTTCACTGGCTATCCTGACCGATCGCGAGGTCAGCGTACATTACCTGATCGCTGCGGCTCCGCCACGGAAGGGGGGGCAGCCGACCGTATCCCAACTGGTTCCTGAAGAGCTGCTGGCATGGCATGCGGGCAGCAGCTACTGGCGCGGAGCAACCCGCATAAACGATACCTCGGTGGGGATAGAACTGGAGAATCAGGGCTATCACCGCTCGGCGCTCCACGGACGCGAGTGGTACCCGTTCGCTGCCCCGCAAATCGCGGCGCTGGTGCCGCTGTCGCGGGATATCATCCATCGCTACGGCATTTTGCCGCAAAACGTGGTGGGGCACAGCGATATTGCCCCGCAGCGCAAGCAGGACCCCGGCCCGTTGTTTCCCTGGCAGTGGCTGGCGAGCCAGGGCGTGGGTGCCTGGCCAGACGCCGATCGGGTCGCGTTCTGGCTTGCAGGCAGGCCGCCTGAGCAGGCGGTTGATGCGGGACCATTGCTGACGTTACTGGCGCGCTACGGCTACCAGGTCACGCCCGGCATGTCAGCACAGCAGCAGCAGCAGGTGATTGCTGCCTTCCAGATGCACT is part of the Erwinia sp. HDF1-3R genome and harbors:
- the potG gene encoding putrescine ABC transporter ATP-binding subunit PotG, which produces MNEAIVRPQPKAARALTPLLEIRNLTKSFDGQHAVDDVNLTIYKGEIFALLGPSGCGKSTLLRMLAGFEPPTSGQIVLDGQDLSHVPPYQRPVNMMFQSYALFPHMTVEQNIAFGLKQDRLPKEEIASRVAEMLALVHMQEYRSRKPHQLSGGQRQRVALARSLAKRPKLLLLDEPMGALDKKLRDRMQLEVVDILERVGATCVMVTHDQEEAMTMAGRIAIMNRGKFVQIGEPEEIYEHPTTRFSAGFIGTVNLFEGLLRERQPDGLLIDCPGLLSPLKVSTDASVVDGVPVHVALRPEKVMLCDEIPAEQSNVAVGEVVHIAYLGDLSVYHVRLRSGQTVIAQLQNAHRFRQDVPTWGDEVRLRWDADSCVVLTV
- the potH gene encoding putrescine ABC transporter permease PotH; its protein translation is MAEPEMKHAARPQGRFGIVVDRLQRRQGRRLVIALPWLWLVLLFLLPFLIVLKISFADIARAIPPYTDLVTWADGQLQMVLNVGNYLTLTDDPLYVDAYLHSLQVAAVSTIICLLIGYPLAWAVAHSAPGTRNILLLLIILPSWTSFLVRVYAWMGILNNNGILNRFLMWTGIIDHPLAILYTNLAVYIGIVYCYLPFMVLPLYTALTRIDYSLVEASLDLGARPLKTFFQVIVPLTKGGIIAGSMLVFIPAVGEYVIPELLGGPDSIMIGRVLWQEFFNNRDWPVASALAVIILLILILPIIWFHKHQNKEMGEKG
- the potI gene encoding putrescine ABC transporter permease PotI, with amino-acid sequence MSSLPTIRSPWRTAILIVGFFFLYAPMALLVFYSFNSSQLAAWESFSLHWYQVLFHDDAMIDAVALSLSIAALAATAALLLGTLAAVVIVRFGRFKGSTGFAFMLTAPLVMPDVITGLSLLLLFVAMGHAIGWPADRGMLTIWLAHVTFCTAYVAVVINARLRELDRSIEEAAMDLGAAPLKVFFVITLPMIAPAMVTGWLLAFTLSLDDLVIASFVTGPGATTLPMQIFATVRRGVNPEINALASLILFVVGIVGFIAWRFMAYEEKQRLRDIQRARRGG
- a CDS encoding transporter substrate-binding domain-containing protein; protein product: MLKIALALVLACLSIQAEAGSSLRFATSGNNPPFEYLNDRNQLVGFDIDLANALCQRLKRSCLFTNNTFDRLLPSLKYHHDDAIISGMDITDDRQNEVDFTQPYIGNSSLMVVPKGRFWQIAQLKGKRVGVRNLSTQQAYLRDRWPEIIAVTYDSYQNALLDISKHRLDGIIGDTVVIRSMLKVHPQLATVGGEISDSRYFDNGMGIAVRKGDDELLNALNQALQSLTGDGTVRRLALHWFEPAQQE
- the artM gene encoding arginine ABC transporter permease ArtM, with the translated sequence MLSYLPDLLKGLHTSLTLTAASLALALLLALLFTVMLALKTPVLSLLVRGYITLFTGTPLLVQIFLIYYGPGQFPSLQSIPWLWHFLSQPWLCALLALSLNSAAYTTQLFYGAVRAIPAGQWQSCAALGMDRKNTLRILLPYALKRALSSWSNEVVLVFKGTSLAYTITLMEVMGQGQLLYGRTYDVTVFAAAGLIYLCVNGLLTLLMRFIEHRALAFERRN
- the artQ gene encoding arginine ABC transporter permease ArtQ, translated to MSELYPLASAAGMTVGLAVSALILGLILAMLFAAWESVRWRPFAWIGTGLMTLFRGLPEILVVLFVYFGASQLLLTLSDGFTLNFGFFRLPVQVQIENFDVSPFLCGVIALSLLYASYASQTLRGALKAVPLGQWESGQALGMKRAAIFFRLILPQMWRHALPGLGNQWLVLLKDTALVSLISVNDIMLQTKSIAARTQQPFTWYLVAAAIYLVVTLLSQQVLKRLDARATRFEQGNI
- the artJ gene encoding arginine ABC transporter substrate-binding protein, translating into MKKIVLAALLAGLSLSATAAETIRFATEASYPPFEFVDSDNKIQGFDVDLANALCREMNATCTFTNQAFDSLIPSLKFRRFDAVMAGMDITAEREKQVLFTKPYYDNSALFIAQKGKVASVEALKGKRVGVQNGTTHQRYLADKMSGVTTVPYDSYQNAVLDLKNGRIDAVFGDTAVVNEWLKQNANLASVGDKVTDKAYFGTGLGIAVRQGNTDLQGKFNAALEKIKADGTFKTIYSKWFQQ
- the artP gene encoding arginine ABC transporter ATP-binding protein ArtP, with the translated sequence MSIQLNGINCFYGAHQALFDIQLTCPEGETLVLLGPSGAGKSSLLRVLNLLEMPRSGTLSIAGNHFDFSKPPSENAIRELRQNVGMVFQQYNLWPHLTVMQNLTEAPCRVLGLGKDAARARADKLLERLRLTKFADRFPLHLSGGQQQRVAIARALMMEPAVLLFDEPTAALDPEITAQIVSIIQELAQTRITQVIVTHEVEVARKTATRVVYMENGFIVEQGDASRFSQPQTDEFAHYLSH
- a CDS encoding lipoprotein, producing the protein MKYQAIAVLAPLALLLSACTTVQPAYKDIGTRMSPCVDGGPDTVAQKFYDLRTGQPTQGLPDAQLLAKYRPYLSDKLYQTLLKASGEDGRDPALMQGDIFSSLPAGPDSASVADASTIPNTDARNIPLRVSLSRNGSKPVEWQDEVLMVREGTCWAVDDIRYTSQAPHLDGGSLSQRLLK
- a CDS encoding N-acetylmuramoyl-L-alanine amidase, with translation MKFLTPLLLTTLALMLSACSPTGLERHAGYVVDSRQHALGARPRIKMLVIHYTAQDYPTSLAILTDREVSVHYLIAAAPPRKGGQPTVSQLVPEELLAWHAGSSYWRGATRINDTSVGIELENQGYHRSALHGREWYPFAAPQIAALVPLSRDIIHRYGILPQNVVGHSDIAPQRKQDPGPLFPWQWLASQGVGAWPDADRVAFWLAGRPPEQAVDAGPLLTLLARYGYQVTPGMSAQQQQQVIAAFQMHFRPEDYRGLPDAQSEAIVKALLDKYGSEQA